One window of the Rhipicephalus sanguineus isolate Rsan-2018 chromosome 4, BIME_Rsan_1.4, whole genome shotgun sequence genome contains the following:
- the LOC119391561 gene encoding tigger transposable element-derived protein 6, producing MTGTEKLPLLIIGKALKPRCFKNIRTLPAEYTANSKAWMTREIFKQWLIKLDRRFELANRRVLLIVDNCSAHAVDVELKAIKLAFLPPNTTAALQPMDQGVINNLKCFYRRHMLERLVLCASMKDYNVTLLTAMHMLVRAWDLVTATTVANCFRHSGFCAPDESPGTECEAEVIPAGLRDALDNVSFDDYVDVDNSAVVCGTITDDDIIAQVTGGEEPVVEADKSDEQEEVPTRPSASQLLEAIGVARLFFSFEEGEEDAF from the coding sequence ATGACCGGGACGGAAAAACTTCCCCTCCTCATCATAGGGAAGGCCCTGAAGCCTCGTTGCTTCAAAAATATCCGTACACTGCCGGCGGAATACACAGCCAACAGCAAGGCGTGGATGACGCGGGAGATATTCAAACAGTGGCTAATCAAGCTCGACCGCAGGTTTGAATTGGCCAACAGACGGGTGCTTCTGATTGTGGACAATTGCTCGGCGCACGCGGTTGATGTGGAACTAAAGGCGATCAAGCTCGCGTTTCTGCCGCCGAACACAACAGCGGCCCTGCAACcaatggaccagggcgtcattaATAACCTGAAGTGCTTCTACAGGCGTCACATGCTCGAGCGTTTGGTGTTGTGCGCCAGTATGAAAGACTACAATGTGACGCTGCTCACGGCCATGCATATGTTGGTGCGTGCCTGGGATCTGGTGACGGCAACAACAGTCGCCAACTGCTTCCGCCACAGTGGCTTTTGCGCACCCGACGAAAGCCCAGGCACAGAATGCGAGGCCGAGGTCATCCCTGCCGGACTGCGTGATGCGCTGGACAATGTCAGCTTCGACGACTACGTTGACGTAGATAACAGTGCAGTGGTCTGCGGCACTATCACCGACGATGACATTATCGCGCAGGTGACTGGCGGAGAAGAGCCCGTCGTCGAAGCAGATAAGAGCGATGAACAGGAAGAGGTGCCGACGCGGCCCTCAGCTTCACAACTATTGGAGGCAATCGGTGTCGCGCGCCTCTTTTTTAGCTTCGAGGAGGGTGAAGAGGATGCTTTCTGA